The following are encoded in a window of Gopherus flavomarginatus isolate rGopFla2 chromosome 10, rGopFla2.mat.asm, whole genome shotgun sequence genomic DNA:
- the ACKR3 gene encoding atypical chemokine receptor 3, translating into MSAIDLTSILDLLDVGNFSDSNWTCNNGDCIIVDTLSCPSTLNKSVLLYTLSIFYIFIFVIGLVANSVVVWVNLQAKATGYETHLYIFNLAIADLCVVITLPVWVVSLVQHNQWHMGEITCKITHLIFSINLYGSIFFLACMSVDRYLSVAYFTNSSNCKKKIIRRFICIFVWLLAFCVSLPDTYYLKTVSSNNETYCRPLYPEESFKEWLVGMELISVVLGFAIPFPIIALFYFLLARTISASSDQERKSNGKIIFSYVVVFLVCWLPYHVVVLLDIFSVLHFIPFSCQMENFLYAALHVTQCFSLIHCCINPILYSFINRNYRYELMKAFIFKYSAKTGLTKLIDASRVSEAEYSALEQNAK; encoded by the coding sequence ATGAGTGCAATTGACTTGACTTCCATCCTTGATCTTCTGGATGTGGGAAATTTCTCTGATAGCAACTGGACGTGTAACAATGGAGACTGCATCATTGTGGACACACTCTCATGCCCGAGCACACTTAATAAAAGTGTCTTACTGTACACCCTCTCTATCTTCTATATCTTTATCTTTGTGATAGGGCTGGTGGCCAACTCGGTGGTTGTCTGGGTCAATCTCCAGGCCAAAGCGACCGGTTATGAAACCCACCTCTACATCTTCAATCTAGCCATCGCCGACTTGTGCGTTGTCATCACCCTTCCAGTCTGGGTGGTCTCCCTTGTCCAGCATAACCAATGGCACATGGGAGAAATCACATGCAAGATCACTCACCTCATATTTTCCATCAACTTGTATGGAAGCATCTTCTTCCTGGCATGTATGAGTGTGGACCGCTACCTCTCAGTTGCCTACTTCACCAACTCCAGTAACTGCAAGAAGAAGATCATCCGACGCTTCATCTGCATCTTTGTGTGGCTTCTtgccttctgtgtctctctcccagACACCTATTACCTGAAGACCGTCTCTTCAAACAATGAAACTTACTGCCGCCCTCTCTATCCAGAGGAGAGCTTCAAAGAGTGGCTGGTTGGCATGGAGCTCATCTCTGTTGTGTTGGGCTTTGCCATTCCTTTTCCTATcattgctcttttttattttctccttgcAAGGACCATCTCTGCCTCCAGTGACCAAGAAAGGAAGAGCAATGGGAAGATCATTTTCTCTTACGTTGTTGTGTTTCTTGTCTGCTGGCTGCCCTACCACGTGGTCGTCCTGCTCGACATCTTCTCAGTCCTTCATTTTATACCCTTCAGTTGTCAAATGGAGAACTTTCTGTATGCTGCTCTTCACGTCACTCAGTGTTTCTCCCTCATCCATTGCTGCATCAACCCCATTCTCTACAGCTTCATCAACCGAAATTACAGATACGAGCTCATGAAAGCCTTTATCTTCAAGTACTCAGCCAAAACAGGCCTCACCAAACTTATTGATGCTTCCAGAGTATCAGAAGCTGAGTACTCTGCTCTGGAGCAAAATGCCAAATGA